One genomic region from Streptomyces sp. SID8374 encodes:
- a CDS encoding Pycsar system effector family protein, whose product MEQQTPPSPGLDELIARRAAADAKLLQARTDVVAEISRTDNKASALLAAFGLPLAVLVAAVPGQDLPAPAVILVGLGTVGLVAAMIVVLLVIRPRLGGNTRGSYLHWATCTPEQVRADLAADLTAQRIVKLSQIAAAKYRALRTAIDITAGALVLLVLALAAALALN is encoded by the coding sequence ATGGAGCAGCAGACCCCACCGTCCCCCGGCCTTGACGAACTGATCGCCCGGCGGGCCGCCGCCGACGCCAAGCTCCTGCAGGCCCGCACCGACGTGGTCGCCGAGATCAGCCGGACCGACAACAAGGCGTCCGCGCTGCTCGCCGCCTTCGGGCTCCCGCTCGCCGTCCTGGTCGCCGCCGTCCCCGGCCAGGACCTGCCCGCCCCGGCCGTGATCCTCGTCGGCCTCGGCACGGTCGGCCTGGTCGCCGCGATGATCGTCGTCCTCCTGGTCATCCGCCCCCGCCTCGGCGGCAACACCCGGGGTTCGTACTTGCACTGGGCGACCTGCACCCCCGAGCAGGTTCGCGCCGATCTCGCCGCCGACCTCACCGCCCAGCGCATCGTCAAGCTCTCCCAGATCGCCGCCGCGAAGTACCGCGCGCTCAGGACCGCCATCGACATCACCGCCGGCGCCCTGGTCCTCCTGGTCCTCGCGCTGGCCGCCGCCCTCGCCCTCAACTGA